GAAGGGGGGAGGAACAATATCCAAAGTCCTCAGACCCAAATTTCTTCTCCACCATTAGCTTTAACAGACAAAATAGGGTCCTGTCAAAATTACTTTTGAAGGAAAATGACTGGATATTTTAAATCTCCTCCAACCGTATAATTCAAGGTGAGAAAATATGCTGTCATTATGTCCTCAACCCAGCAGAAGAATTCAACAAACAGCGGAATAAATTATGATACTAACAACTACTGCTACCTTTTGTTTTGGTAACTACTAACAACACAACAGAAATGTTAAATAACGCTAATAAATACTTGAGTGGTGTGGCGGTGTTCATATCATGGAGATCGGCAAAGCAGCCATAGGATTAGAAATCTGTGGGGGAAATTGAGAGGTTGTGGACCGTTGGATTTAAATGGGTGCGGGATCAATGAATGAGACGGTATTGCACATTAGAGCAGAGGCAGACATACCAGTAACCAGATGCAgcgagctctctctctcttcttcgCTTTTCAAATTAGCTCCGATGTCAACCAACTCTGTAGCGATGGCGATGGAGGCTGACAGATGCGGCGAGCAACGGCGTCGGCGACGAGTGAGAGATTGAGAGTAACGGAGATAGGGTTGAGAAGTCACTCAGTGGTTCGAAGTCCGAAGCATTTCACAATTTTTTGGCACATTTTCCATCGTTTCTTCGCTTTTTCccaacattttttctttttaggccttttacaattatgttattcttttttgtcattatgaaattttattattaagaAGAGTGCATTGTAAACCTATAACggttattttataattataatacatatatatattatgtaaattatatatatattaattaaatATATCCGATTCGACGAGTACAAGTCGCAAAATCCTGACTCAAACTcgatttcaaagtataattgagTAACTCGAGATTCGACTCGAACTCGATTAAATCGAGTTCGAGCCAAGTCGTTGAGTAGCTCGACCCGCGTACATCCCTAATCACCCCCTTGCTGATGATCAAGCAAACAGAACCAACGAAATGACCATAATAACCTCTACTATAaaagtgaatttgaaaaacCTCAAAAAGTAAACAATCAACTGCAACTTGAAAACCAACTCCCTTTAGTGGAGTTGGCCACCACTTTTAGTGTGGggtgggaggtcaagggttTTCAACCCTTGCTCCCATAAAAAAGTTGCCACTTAATGTGGCTTTGCTTAAGATCCATGTGGGTGCTGTGCACCCGTATGTGGTTTTGCTTAAGATCCATGTGGGTGCTATGCACCCGTATGATCCGATGGTGGTTTAGTCCCCATCGGTTCCCGTGACCCTGTTGGGTGCCTCCCCTAGTATAGGCTAGATTAGGAATAGGAGTAGATGTAGATGTAGATGAGATGAccagtgaaaaaaaaaaaaaaaaaaactgcaacTTGAAGATTAATTTATGTTTCCTCTTCATCAACGCACAATATACTGATGGATGTTGCTGGTGATGACCAAATCAACACAAGTTCAATCAGTTTATTTCATTCTAAATCACAAAATTACACATATATGGACAAATTCCTTAGATTATTGCTCAAAAAAATCCGTTAATTGTTGATTTAATAGGAATGTGTTCCTAAACATTTGTCAAAATACAATAAGTACGGCAAGCATAGTTGCCAAACACCACATTGTTAAGTCAACATTTGTcgatttttttttaaggaattATCTCGTGTATATCATCCTCATAGACACACTAAAACTCCCGaaacagcaaaagaagaaaagcaaagaaaacaacaaaagccaaaagtcTCAACTCTAAAGGTTTCTTTTTGTTAATCTCGAACAAAATTGCCAAACACCTGAAATTCTAAGCTAGACCTTTTTATCATACATGAGTTGGGCACAATCAAAAGTTAACTTTTCCTCAAATTCGTCCAAGGACCTTTAAATTTTAGGGTGTTTTTTAATGTGTTGGTtggtattaaattaattaaataatgtaGTAGATGATGGGTAATAATGGaattatattaattattttctctcttttaatattactttttaaggtaaaataccaaaaaacttCCTATGGTTTgacaaatatttaatttaactCCTTCCGATTTGGAAACCTATATTATAACTCCCTGTGATTttgactaaattgaaaattagaCAGAAAGCATCAAATCTAACGATTGTATGTGAAATGGCAATATTGTCCCTACTATACATGATATGcttccattcaattttcaatttaatcGAAATTGTAAGGAGTCataatgtaatttttcaaactagatagagttaaattgaacattcAACAAACTATATGGAGTTCATTATATAAGGGTAATATTGACATTTCACGTATATATGTTAGATTGGATGCTTTCCGTCCAATTTTCAACGTAGTTGAAACCACAAGGAGTTATAATATAGGTTTTTAAACTAGAGggagttaaattgaacatttagCAAACCACAAGgagttttttggtattttaccctACTTTTTAATTGTTAGTTGGATCTAGATGTTACAAGATAAtaaatatcaagaaagattagtataattttcaaaatttgaaaggaGGTCGGTGAATTAGTTAGAAATCTCGtgagaggtttctaaaattatccctaaaaataAACTCAAAGATGTCGCTATCGGGAGTTAGATGGTTGGATCCCATTGCATTATCATCCCTCACTCATCCTCCATCACGTTGCCTTATCATCAATTCTTAAATTGGTGAAATGACGTGACAAAATCTTATTTTAGACTCATCTTGCATCACATTTGCCTGATTATGAACTCTTGAATTGGTGAAATGGTGTGACAAAATTTGGATCACTTGATTTACATGGACCAAATTTACTCCAAATGTTTGTCTTCCCTTCGAGTTTCTTTCAGCTATCTTACCTATATTTTGTTGGCAAACATTTCGATAGATCCGATCTGTATAGTCCGATCTATGTAGACCATGTGATCCAAATTTTACCACACCATCTCACCAAGTTTCCATTTATGGTTGTTCTGCCCGTTTTAGCTTGAATAAATCTTCTAAATGAATCTTCTGATGAAACTTCACACTTAAGTTATGTTATAGGAAAAAAGATTCTTGCATTTTTCCCTCTTGTTGAAAAAGCATCTATTTTTCCACGCATTTCTCAAAAATATTCCAATTGGTACACACAAGAAATAGGCCAATTCAGCAGCCTTttgttcaatttcttttggaatCAAATTTTCATTAGTACAAGTCACtaacttttgaattggtgagatGCTATGTTAAAATTTGGTTCACACGGTGTACAAGACCAAGTATACCCAAGTTTAGTTTTTGCCAAAGGGAGAGATTGAGAAAGAGAGAATAGTAATTTTTGGGTAacttttttgtctccttttttcattcatgtgttttatttttaaatatttgcaCTCTGTTTCAATGAAACTTGAGGGTTACCGTGGTCGTTTGCCATAAAAGGGAAGGTGTTTCAATATTGAAAGTTTCAAGCATGTTAGTGgaaattgtttaaaaaaaaaaaacctcaggAGAGGTCTATGAAATTATCCCCCTTAaacaatttaaaaaaggaaatCGTTATTCCATGGATAAAAAGCACAAAGAGCAATGCGTACCAAGTCAAAAATACAAAGATTGGACCTTGGAATCAAACATCCACGCAGGAATTTCAACCCAAGCCCACGTATAAATTTTGTCAACCAACTAGATACCATGCAtgccactggccatttggtccagtggtcatcactCTCTTTagtgatgctggaggtcaggggttcaaccCCTGCCTCCCACAAACTTGCCACCTTACGTGGCTGGTCTTCTGTTCCCACGGAATAGCTCGAGCGGTCCGCTCTCCCTACTTAGGGTATGGCGACCTTCCTGGTTTATTCAGGGTTCGAGTCCCGTTGTTAACGTGCTCGGCCTCTCCcgggccgcaggggattagtcggaccccgtaaggattgagtcggacacccctgtgtcgacaaaaaaaaaaaactagataCCATGCATAAGAAAGGTAATAAGAACAACTGAATAGGAAGGTTATACAATAAATTGAGGGAAACAATTGAACCCTAATACATAGCCTAAGCTATAACAGCAGTGATTATGTTTCAAACATCCAGCTTTCAGATTAACTCCACAGTGGCAACAATACTGGCTACTCTATACCAACCATATCCAGGAAGAGGCAAAAATTGAACTCCTCAGCGTTTCATTCCCTTTTCTTCCCATCTGCTAAAAGCAGCATAAACCCTTCTAGAGATACAGAAGCTAGTCGGTAACTAATGGAGCTAGAAGATAACATCACAGAATCAAATTTGTTTTGCCCTCATTTCTGATTACCTAATATACACTCCCAATGCTGTATATTTAGAAGTAGTTATTTAGTTTGACATGTACCAGCAGCATGCTTGTCAGCTAATCTGTTGAGATAAGAGGACGAGAAGCCCTTGTGGACCTACTAATATTTCATTAAGGAAGCTGATCAACCCGAACCAGACTACAGGTGTTACATCAACTCCACCTAGGGGTGGAATCAACCTGCGCGTCGGAATGAGAAGTGGCTCGGTGGGCGCATATGCTATGAAGTACGGAAACTTTTCAACAGGCAGCTTCGGGTACCAGGACATGATTATTCTCAGGatgaacaaaaaagaaaaagctgaGAGGAATGGCCCGAGAATTGCAATTGCCACTTTTGCTGTAGCGGGGTCTAAATCTATTATTACCAAACTTTTGGTCAATGCTTCTGTGGTATTTTGCATCTCTGCATTCTTGCTGCTGATGGTATTAATGACCTTCTGTCCACAGAAAGGATTATCTGACATAAGTGGTTGGAGGTCTATGCTTGGAGGAGAAACTCCTAGAAAACAACATACTCTGCTTCCCATACCTTGCAAGTTCCTCTTATTTATTCTGGGAGGAAACTTGAAGTCTGCCTGCAACATGGGATACATAAGAACATTAAGTTTGAAATACAGGTTCATAGTTTCCAAGGTATGCCTGCAGTGCAATAAAACCTAACTAGACATAGTTTGAGAGAGACGGACAATGATATCTAGAGTTTCTGCACGTCGCCATGTCTCATACTTCTTGCATCAGAATCCTAACTTTTAACAAcaataatcaaaagaaaatgacTTTATTGATCAAAATGTGCAACTACAATCAATGTCTCAAGTGCTATTTCATACTTCCGTTCTAGGATACAAGTGAAAGGTACATTGAGAATCCAAAAGACGAACTTATCTATTGTAGTAGAAAA
This sequence is a window from Coffea eugenioides isolate CCC68of chromosome 7, Ceug_1.0, whole genome shotgun sequence. Protein-coding genes within it:
- the LOC113778465 gene encoding protein COFACTOR ASSEMBLY OF COMPLEX C SUBUNIT B CCB3, chloroplastic isoform X2: MASITAYTTTSSVVCAALMPKASIVRPDSALDFKFPPRINKRNLQGMGSRVCCFLGVSPPSIDLQPLMSDNPFCGQKVINTISSKNAEMQNTTEALTKSLVIIDLDPATAKVAIAILGPFLSAFSFLFILRIIMSWYPKLPVEKFPYFIAYAPTEPLLIPTRRLIPPLGGVDVTPVVWFGLISFLNEILVGPQGLLVLLSQQIS
- the LOC113778465 gene encoding protein COFACTOR ASSEMBLY OF COMPLEX C SUBUNIT B CCB3, chloroplastic isoform X1, encoding MASITAYTTTSSVVCAALMPKASIVRPDSALGKADFKFPPRINKRNLQGMGSRVCCFLGVSPPSIDLQPLMSDNPFCGQKVINTISSKNAEMQNTTEALTKSLVIIDLDPATAKVAIAILGPFLSAFSFLFILRIIMSWYPKLPVEKFPYFIAYAPTEPLLIPTRRLIPPLGGVDVTPVVWFGLISFLNEILVGPQGLLVLLSQQIS